The following proteins are encoded in a genomic region of Synechococcus sp. ROS8604:
- a CDS encoding prepilin-type N-terminal cleavage/methylation domain-containing protein, whose protein sequence is MIKRISETRAEKGFTLIELMLSLSLGSLLFVVMLQLIGADLRLGNTMASRLRESAQQRQTLELIRGELAIGTGWEVDPVNSDQWSCGMAGRQPVLAIGLDSSKFQVSAPTIVYSVGAAPSAIWRGQVLMRCGPAYGLDGVIRPGGTAQNRVLIDGLAKDDLGFQVRQDPHSKVLHLALEQEADHGSKRLRSAAVF, encoded by the coding sequence ATGATCAAGCGAATTTCCGAAACACGAGCTGAGAAAGGCTTCACGCTGATCGAGCTGATGCTTTCGCTCAGCCTTGGGAGCCTGCTGTTTGTTGTGATGCTGCAGCTGATTGGTGCTGATCTACGCCTCGGCAACACCATGGCGAGTCGGTTGCGTGAATCAGCGCAGCAACGCCAAACCTTGGAGTTGATTCGAGGTGAGTTGGCGATTGGAACTGGCTGGGAGGTGGATCCTGTTAATTCCGATCAATGGTCCTGCGGCATGGCTGGCCGCCAGCCCGTGCTCGCCATCGGCCTGGATTCCAGCAAGTTCCAGGTGTCTGCTCCAACCATTGTTTACAGCGTGGGAGCAGCGCCTTCAGCGATTTGGCGCGGGCAGGTGTTGATGCGCTGCGGGCCTGCCTACGGCCTTGATGGTGTGATCAGACCAGGGGGAACAGCTCAAAACCGCGTTCTTATTGATGGCTTAGCCAAGGACGATTTGGGGTTTCAAGTCCGCCAGGATCCTCACTCCAAGGTGCTGCATCTCGCGTTGGAACAGGAGGCTGATCATGGCTCCAAACGCCTTCGCTCTGCTGCCGTGTTCTGA
- a CDS encoding sensor histidine kinase KdpD, whose translation MASGSNWRSKLLGSLEGQLQLATYTAVLIGFTGATTTGLWLSNRNQIRNGEADLQANADHLNNHLVAHRHLGQGHSARDWSPTIEEEVRQALRDHSSVRTTLWIELADGRLVLPTLGPIAIPQKMMRATMQAHKQDPKTRLISVEDADYLTLLGRSYPTGERLWSSAKAINSGRIQNEFLGWMIAIGVGSMLLSLITITVMVRRIVRPLLHLSERSAALTADTLNQDPIPEMTAAPKEVRQLARTYSELMERLALSWNDQQRFVSAVSHELRTPLTIVQGYLHRTIKRSNGLSDDERRGLKTAEEESIRMRMLLDDLLDLSRGDSGQLQLNQEVVDLGPLVEKVADLSQSNLTDRRLEVLNNIPIDENSEALADPGRLQQVLLDLIDNAAKYSAEDSLISLILYPHPNGIVIDVKDEGIGIPESDLPHIFKRFHRAKNSSGSSGTGLGLSVVALLMSAMGGKVHVQSKEGEGSCFSVILPKPTSTASAT comes from the coding sequence GTGGCATCTGGGTCCAACTGGCGATCAAAACTTCTTGGAAGCCTTGAGGGCCAACTTCAGCTGGCCACCTACACCGCCGTGCTGATTGGATTCACTGGGGCCACCACCACAGGGCTCTGGCTGAGTAACCGCAATCAAATCCGCAACGGAGAAGCGGATTTGCAGGCCAATGCGGACCATCTGAACAACCACCTGGTGGCCCATCGGCACCTCGGCCAAGGCCATTCAGCCCGCGATTGGAGCCCAACGATTGAGGAGGAAGTGCGCCAGGCGCTGCGCGATCACTCCAGCGTGCGCACCACCCTCTGGATTGAGCTGGCAGATGGACGCCTAGTGCTGCCAACGCTTGGCCCCATCGCCATCCCTCAAAAGATGATGAGAGCCACCATGCAGGCTCACAAACAGGATCCCAAAACTCGGCTGATCAGCGTTGAAGACGCGGATTACCTCACGTTGCTTGGTCGCTCCTATCCCACAGGGGAACGGCTTTGGAGTAGTGCCAAAGCGATTAACTCGGGCCGCATCCAAAACGAATTTTTGGGTTGGATGATTGCTATCGGGGTGGGATCGATGTTGCTCTCACTGATCACGATCACCGTGATGGTGAGACGGATCGTGAGGCCTCTGCTGCATCTCAGTGAGCGCAGTGCCGCCCTCACCGCCGACACCCTCAATCAAGATCCGATTCCAGAGATGACGGCGGCACCAAAGGAAGTGCGGCAACTGGCAAGGACCTATTCCGAATTAATGGAACGGCTGGCGCTGTCATGGAATGATCAGCAGCGCTTTGTGAGTGCCGTGAGCCATGAGTTGCGAACACCGCTCACCATTGTTCAGGGGTATCTGCATCGCACAATCAAACGCAGCAATGGGTTAAGCGACGACGAACGTCGCGGACTGAAAACGGCAGAAGAGGAAAGCATTCGCATGCGGATGCTGCTCGACGATCTCCTCGACCTCTCGCGCGGGGACTCCGGCCAACTCCAACTCAACCAAGAAGTGGTGGATCTTGGGCCCTTAGTGGAGAAAGTGGCTGATCTCAGCCAAAGCAATCTCACCGATCGCAGGCTTGAAGTGCTCAACAACATTCCTATTGATGAAAACAGTGAGGCACTAGCTGACCCTGGTCGCCTCCAACAAGTGCTCTTGGATTTAATCGATAACGCTGCCAAATACTCCGCAGAAGACTCTCTGATTTCGCTGATTCTTTATCCTCATCCAAATGGGATCGTCATCGATGTGAAAGACGAAGGAATCGGCATTCCGGAGAGTGATCTCCCCCATATTTTCAAGCGCTTTCATCGGGCTAAAAACAGCTCAGGCAGCAGCGGCACCGGGCTCGGGCTGTCTGTTGTGGCCCTGCTGATGTCCGCTATGGGAGGGAAAGTGCACGTGCAAAGCAAAGAAGGAGAGGGAAGCTGCTTCTCCGTGATCCTTCCGAAACCAACGTCAACGGCGAGTGCAACGTGA
- a CDS encoding ABC transporter permease, whose product MKPLARSLALSFAVSPLGIARPTLSARMARWGLVIVGIYIAVALLTPVLISVGFLPDPNAGLDNAIYAPPSPQHWCGTDRLGRDVCVRTLQGSGVALQVVLLAVVLALVVGVPVGMISGYLGGGVDRVLVLLMDTLYTLPVLLLSVVLAFLLGRGIPNAAAALCVVYIPQYFRVVRNQTAQVKSELFVEAAQTLGAGPIWILRRYLFRNVITSVPVLLTLNAADAVLVLGGLGFLGLGLPETVPEWGSDLNLALAAVPTGIWWTALYPGLAMFVLVLGLSFLGEGLESWVSSTGRDAAN is encoded by the coding sequence ATGAAACCCCTAGCGCGTTCTCTTGCCTTGAGTTTTGCGGTCTCTCCCTTAGGCATTGCACGGCCCACCCTCTCGGCTCGCATGGCCCGATGGGGGCTTGTGATTGTGGGGATCTACATCGCCGTTGCCCTGCTCACGCCTGTGTTGATCAGTGTTGGCTTCCTTCCGGATCCCAATGCCGGTTTGGACAATGCGATCTATGCACCGCCGTCTCCGCAGCATTGGTGTGGCACCGATCGGCTCGGCCGCGATGTGTGTGTGCGCACACTGCAGGGGAGTGGTGTGGCGCTTCAAGTGGTGCTGCTGGCGGTTGTTCTTGCCTTGGTGGTGGGAGTGCCGGTGGGCATGATCAGCGGCTACCTGGGGGGCGGGGTCGACCGGGTGCTGGTTCTGCTCATGGACACCCTTTACACCTTGCCGGTGTTGTTGTTGTCTGTGGTCTTGGCGTTTCTGCTGGGCCGAGGGATTCCCAATGCAGCAGCAGCCTTGTGTGTGGTGTACATCCCCCAGTACTTCCGGGTGGTGCGCAATCAAACGGCCCAGGTGAAATCGGAGCTGTTCGTGGAGGCAGCACAAACCCTTGGTGCTGGTCCCATCTGGATCCTGCGGCGCTACCTGTTCCGCAATGTGATCACCTCCGTGCCCGTTTTGCTCACCTTGAATGCTGCTGATGCGGTGTTGGTGCTCGGCGGCTTGGGCTTTCTCGGCCTGGGCTTGCCAGAAACGGTGCCGGAATGGGGGAGTGATCTCAATCTTGCGCTTGCGGCTGTGCCCACGGGCATCTGGTGGACGGCCCTCTACCCAGGATTGGCGATGTTTGTGCTGGTGCTGGGTTTGTCGTTCCTTGGAGAAGGACTCGAGTCTTGGGTGAGCAGTACGGGGCGCGACGCGGCAAACTGA
- the trmH gene encoding tRNA (guanosine(18)-2'-O)-methyltransferase TrmH: MPILPRRFERLRAVLNQRMANLTVLVEHVDKPHNLSAILRSCDAVGVLEAHAVSLSGRSRTYNSTAQGSQRWVPLHDHPNIEAAVKQLKDRGFHLYGTNLSVDAVDYRDCDFTGPSAFVLGAEKWGLSENATKLMDTDVFIPMRGMVQSLNVSVATATLLFEALRQREAAGLAPSDGEGIPAENYDNLLFEWAYPDVALWCRERERAYPTLNAEGEIQEELPRNAKLRC; the protein is encoded by the coding sequence ATGCCCATCCTTCCCCGTCGTTTCGAGCGGTTGCGTGCGGTCTTGAACCAACGCATGGCCAACCTCACCGTTCTGGTCGAGCACGTGGACAAACCCCACAACCTCTCTGCCATCCTGCGCAGCTGCGATGCGGTTGGCGTGCTGGAAGCCCATGCCGTAAGCCTCAGTGGCCGGTCACGCACGTACAACAGCACGGCCCAAGGCAGCCAACGCTGGGTGCCCTTGCATGACCACCCCAACATCGAGGCAGCTGTTAAACAACTCAAAGACAGGGGCTTTCACCTGTATGGCACCAATCTGAGCGTGGATGCGGTCGATTACCGCGACTGTGACTTCACCGGTCCTAGCGCCTTTGTATTGGGCGCAGAGAAATGGGGACTCAGCGAAAACGCCACCAAGCTGATGGACACCGACGTGTTCATCCCGATGCGCGGCATGGTGCAGTCGCTCAACGTGTCGGTGGCCACTGCCACCCTCTTGTTTGAGGCACTGCGTCAGCGGGAAGCGGCTGGACTTGCCCCATCCGATGGGGAGGGAATTCCAGCAGAGAACTACGACAATCTGTTGTTCGAGTGGGCCTATCCCGACGTTGCCCTGTGGTGCCGCGAACGAGAAAGGGCTTATCCAACCCTCAACGCGGAGGGGGAGATTCAAGAAGAGCTTCCACGCAACGCAAAACTGCGCTGCTAA
- a CDS encoding glycine zipper 2TM domain-containing protein, which produces MKRAGVAVALMLMSAAAATAPAFARPKNSYDAQSAYVDQRYGGSARDPWVGATRDVYVNNQDTNSCLEGSVIGGLLGAGLGAALSRGNGRWVGVPVGGAAGALLGCQVDGG; this is translated from the coding sequence ATGAAACGCGCCGGGGTCGCTGTTGCTTTGATGTTGATGTCGGCTGCTGCTGCCACTGCACCTGCTTTTGCAAGGCCGAAAAATAGCTATGACGCTCAATCTGCCTATGTCGATCAGCGGTATGGCGGTTCAGCTCGCGATCCTTGGGTCGGTGCCACTCGTGATGTCTACGTGAACAATCAAGACACCAATAGTTGCCTGGAAGGCAGTGTGATCGGCGGCTTATTGGGCGCTGGCCTTGGTGCCGCCTTGTCACGGGGCAACGGCCGCTGGGTGGGTGTTCCCGTTGGTGGTGCCGCTGGCGCCTTGTTGGGTTGCCAAGTGGATGGGGGCTGA
- a CDS encoding MGMT family protein, which produces MIGSSWERRFDERVWHAVSLIPPGHLATYGQVADWLGAWGCARQVGWALRRLSLPSEVPWQRVVNAKGRISMSLSREGSDWMQRQLLIAEGIPVDADGRLLLQRFLWRPDLEALALEIHQFAIARE; this is translated from the coding sequence TTGATTGGGTCCAGCTGGGAGAGACGTTTTGATGAGCGGGTTTGGCATGCCGTCAGTTTGATTCCGCCTGGTCATTTGGCCACCTATGGCCAGGTGGCTGACTGGCTCGGGGCCTGGGGCTGCGCGCGTCAGGTGGGATGGGCTTTGCGCCGGCTGAGCTTGCCTTCTGAGGTGCCTTGGCAGCGGGTTGTGAATGCCAAGGGACGGATTTCGATGAGCCTGAGCAGGGAGGGATCCGATTGGATGCAGCGGCAGCTTTTGATTGCAGAGGGAATCCCTGTGGATGCAGACGGCCGGCTCCTGTTGCAGCGATTTCTCTGGAGGCCGGACCTCGAGGCGCTAGCTCTAGAGATCCACCAATTCGCCATTGCCCGTGAGTGA
- a CDS encoding 16S rRNA (cytosine(967)-C(5))-methyltransferase: MSEPEVNGAKIGLPARRLAWEVLEAVAAGAYADVALERALRQNPLFPADRGLATELAYGCIRWRQWLDGWLDRLGKVPAHKQPPRLRWLLHLGLYQLLRMQRIPAAAAVDTTVELAKRHRLSKLSPVVNGVLRSALRAKEAGETLAVPNQPAERLALSHSLPVWFAESLLNWTGPDQAERVAIACNQVPPLDLRVNRLCSTPELVAAELAEAGVPTQPIEACPDGLQVLAPAGDLRRWPGFEQGHWSVQDRSAQGVAPLLAPQPGDRVLDACAAPGGKATHLAELMGDGGEIWAVDRSAGRLKRVAANASRLGCASIQALAADATDLLAQQPQWRGFFQRILLDVPCSGLGTLSRHPDARWRVTPATVEELLPLQARLLEAMLPLLAPGGRLVYATCTIHPDENVAQVHNLLQGHARYQLESEQQRWPDPDGGDGFYTAVISAPVTAPITAPAKA, from the coding sequence GTGAGTGAGCCCGAAGTCAACGGCGCCAAAATTGGTTTACCGGCGCGTCGTTTGGCCTGGGAGGTACTGGAGGCCGTGGCTGCGGGCGCCTATGCCGACGTAGCCCTAGAGCGGGCCCTTCGTCAAAATCCCCTGTTTCCAGCGGATCGCGGCCTGGCCACCGAGCTGGCCTATGGATGCATCCGCTGGCGTCAATGGCTGGATGGTTGGTTGGATCGTCTCGGCAAAGTTCCAGCCCATAAGCAGCCGCCCCGCTTGCGTTGGCTCCTGCATCTCGGCCTGTATCAACTGCTGCGGATGCAGCGCATCCCGGCTGCAGCAGCGGTGGATACCACTGTGGAGCTAGCCAAGCGCCACCGGCTCTCCAAGCTGTCGCCGGTGGTGAATGGTGTGCTGCGCTCGGCCCTACGCGCCAAGGAGGCCGGCGAGACCCTGGCGGTGCCCAACCAACCCGCCGAACGACTGGCGTTGAGCCACTCCCTACCCGTTTGGTTTGCTGAGAGCCTCCTGAACTGGACGGGTCCTGATCAGGCCGAGCGGGTGGCGATCGCCTGCAATCAAGTGCCCCCCTTGGATCTGCGGGTGAATCGCTTGTGCAGCACACCAGAGTTGGTGGCGGCTGAATTGGCTGAGGCTGGGGTGCCCACGCAGCCGATCGAGGCTTGCCCAGATGGCTTGCAGGTGCTGGCGCCTGCAGGTGATTTGCGCCGTTGGCCAGGTTTTGAACAGGGGCATTGGAGCGTTCAGGATCGATCGGCCCAGGGGGTTGCTCCGCTCTTAGCGCCTCAGCCTGGAGATCGGGTTCTGGATGCCTGCGCTGCCCCGGGTGGGAAGGCCACCCATCTGGCGGAGCTGATGGGGGATGGGGGTGAGATCTGGGCCGTGGATCGCTCCGCTGGTCGTTTAAAGCGAGTGGCCGCGAATGCCTCTCGCTTGGGATGCGCTTCCATCCAGGCGCTGGCAGCGGATGCGACCGACCTGCTTGCACAACAGCCCCAATGGCGTGGTTTCTTTCAACGGATCCTGCTCGATGTTCCTTGCTCGGGGCTGGGGACCTTGTCCCGTCATCCCGATGCCCGTTGGCGTGTCACGCCTGCCACGGTGGAGGAGCTGTTGCCGCTGCAAGCGCGCTTACTGGAGGCGATGCTGCCCTTGCTCGCCCCTGGTGGGCGATTGGTCTATGCGACCTGCACGATCCATCCCGATGAGAACGTGGCGCAGGTCCACAATCTTCTCCAAGGCCACGCCCGCTATCAGTTGGAGTCTGAGCAGCAGCGCTGGCCTGACCCCGATGGCGGTGATGGGTTTTACACCGCTGTGATCTCGGCACCAGTCACGGCACCGATCACTGCACCGGCAAAGGCCTGA
- a CDS encoding transglycosylase domain-containing protein, translated as MNPTRRHWFLIAGVAAAIGSGAALGQAAITRAIDATLPDARGINLFNRPGTITLLSSNGKVIQKLGPATREKIKPGQMPQLVMQSFIAAEDRRFFDHDGVDLWGIGRAVVTNLKQGSVREGASTITQQLARTVFLSQDRTVTRKLKEAALAYKLERQLSKEQILEQYLNFVYLGSSAYGVSDAAWVYFSKQPEDLTLPEAALIAGMPPAPSLYSPLVNPEIALQRRSIVISRMEQEGFITSGEAEAARNSPLALKPAIPKYYNSTAPYFTTWVAQQLPTLLTPEQLEVGGLKIRTSLNLDWQRKAQKVVREIAPNGTEGVIVSIAPGTGLVRVMVGGKNFYSSQFNRATQALRSPGSTFKLFPYSAAINAGVKAEDIFLDRPRCWNGYCPKNFGKKYFGNISLADALKNSLNTVAVQLQDKVGFDPIIAMANNLGIGNQRPLGRYYPMAIGAYEQTVLDMTAAYSAVTNRGVYVKPTAFEEIRGPGGDVLWSRRLDGDRGKRAMDSDVADTMNWMLQRVVSGGTGIAAKLDDRPVAGKTGTSEGGRDIWFIGSIPQLTTAVWFGHDNNAETKSNSGESAWAWKQFMNQIKSEFPAQKFPAKPKTVRPVLQRPGKKKARNPNRPNPGDGPLPDRDLFGANDDPFNENSAPPKPAPKPRYVSPSGGPPVDEFFRPLPVQ; from the coding sequence GTGAATCCCACCCGTCGTCACTGGTTCCTGATCGCGGGTGTCGCCGCTGCGATTGGCAGTGGTGCGGCCCTCGGGCAGGCCGCCATCACACGCGCGATAGATGCGACCTTGCCCGATGCCAGAGGGATCAATCTCTTCAATCGGCCTGGCACGATCACGCTCCTCTCGAGCAACGGCAAGGTGATCCAAAAACTTGGGCCAGCCACCCGGGAGAAGATCAAACCAGGGCAAATGCCCCAGCTGGTGATGCAATCGTTCATCGCAGCGGAAGACCGTCGCTTCTTTGACCATGACGGCGTTGATCTCTGGGGAATCGGACGGGCCGTTGTCACGAATTTGAAGCAGGGCTCGGTGCGCGAAGGAGCGAGCACGATCACCCAGCAACTGGCCCGCACGGTGTTCTTGAGCCAGGACCGGACGGTCACGCGCAAACTCAAAGAAGCAGCACTGGCCTACAAGCTCGAGCGTCAACTCAGCAAGGAGCAGATCCTCGAGCAATACCTCAATTTTGTGTATCTCGGATCCAGCGCCTATGGCGTCTCCGATGCGGCTTGGGTGTATTTCTCGAAGCAACCGGAGGATCTAACCCTCCCAGAAGCGGCTCTCATTGCTGGCATGCCACCAGCCCCCTCGCTCTACTCACCGCTGGTGAACCCCGAGATTGCCCTGCAAAGGCGCAGCATCGTGATCAGCCGCATGGAGCAGGAAGGATTCATCACCTCCGGCGAAGCGGAAGCAGCTCGCAACAGCCCACTGGCCCTCAAGCCCGCGATCCCGAAGTACTACAACAGCACGGCTCCCTACTTCACAACCTGGGTCGCCCAACAGTTGCCCACCTTGCTCACCCCAGAACAACTGGAGGTGGGAGGCCTCAAGATTCGCACCAGCCTGAATCTCGATTGGCAACGCAAAGCCCAAAAGGTGGTGCGTGAAATCGCTCCGAATGGAACAGAAGGTGTGATTGTTTCGATCGCCCCTGGCACCGGATTGGTGCGGGTGATGGTGGGAGGAAAAAACTTTTATTCCAGCCAGTTCAACCGCGCCACCCAGGCCCTGAGATCACCAGGGTCCACCTTCAAACTGTTTCCCTACAGCGCAGCGATTAATGCGGGCGTCAAAGCAGAAGATATTTTTCTGGACAGACCGCGCTGCTGGAACGGTTACTGCCCCAAAAACTTTGGCAAAAAATATTTTGGCAACATCTCTCTCGCCGACGCCTTAAAGAATTCGCTCAACACGGTTGCGGTGCAATTGCAAGACAAGGTGGGCTTTGACCCGATCATTGCAATGGCCAACAATCTCGGCATTGGCAACCAGCGACCTCTCGGCCGCTACTACCCGATGGCCATCGGTGCCTATGAACAAACCGTTTTAGACATGACGGCCGCCTATTCCGCCGTCACCAACCGCGGTGTGTACGTGAAACCCACCGCCTTTGAAGAGATCAGAGGTCCTGGAGGCGATGTGCTTTGGAGCCGCAGGCTCGATGGCGATCGAGGCAAACGTGCCATGGATAGCGACGTTGCCGACACCATGAATTGGATGCTGCAGCGGGTGGTGAGCGGCGGCACGGGCATTGCAGCCAAGCTGGATGATCGCCCCGTTGCCGGCAAAACGGGAACCTCAGAGGGGGGACGGGACATCTGGTTCATCGGCTCGATTCCCCAGCTCACCACAGCCGTTTGGTTTGGTCACGACAACAACGCGGAGACCAAGAGCAACAGTGGCGAATCCGCCTGGGCCTGGAAGCAATTCATGAATCAAATCAAGTCTGAATTTCCGGCGCAGAAGTTTCCAGCCAAGCCCAAAACGGTACGACCGGTGCTTCAACGACCTGGCAAAAAGAAAGCGCGCAACCCCAATCGACCGAACCCCGGAGACGGGCCTCTGCCGGATCGTGATCTATTTGGTGCGAATGATGATCCTTTCAATGAAAACTCAGCCCCACCGAAGCCCGCACCCAAGCCCCGTTACGTGAGCCCCTCTGGTGGCCCCCCCGTAGACGAATTCTTCAGGCCTTTGCCGGTGCAGTGA
- the chlG gene encoding chlorophyll synthase ChlG: MSDARQLLGMKGASGTSNIWKLRLQLMKPVTWIPLIWGVVCGAAASGNYEWRFDHVAAALACMVMSGPLLAGYTQTINDYYDREIDAINEPYRPIPSGAISLGQVKVQIWGLLIAGLAVSWGLDVWAGHSTPVLFLLALGGSFVSFIYSAPPLKLKQNGWLGNYALGASYIALPWWAGQALFGQLTWATALLTLAYSLAGLGIAVVNDFKSVEGDRALGLQSLPVAFGIGPASWISAGMIDLFQLLMVAVLIAIGQHFAAVLLVLLIVPQITFQDIWLLRDPVEFDVKYQASAQPFLVLGMLVTALAIGHSPLTQGM, encoded by the coding sequence GTGAGTGACGCCCGTCAGCTGCTCGGAATGAAAGGTGCCAGTGGCACCTCCAACATTTGGAAGCTGCGCTTGCAGCTGATGAAACCAGTCACCTGGATCCCTTTGATCTGGGGGGTGGTGTGTGGTGCTGCCGCCAGTGGCAATTACGAATGGCGTTTTGACCATGTGGCCGCTGCGCTGGCCTGCATGGTGATGAGTGGCCCTCTTCTCGCGGGCTACACCCAAACCATCAACGACTACTACGATCGCGAGATCGATGCGATCAATGAGCCGTACCGGCCGATCCCTTCGGGTGCGATCAGCCTCGGCCAAGTGAAGGTTCAGATCTGGGGCCTCTTGATCGCCGGCTTAGCGGTGTCTTGGGGTTTGGACGTTTGGGCTGGACACAGCACTCCCGTGCTGTTCCTGCTCGCCCTTGGTGGCTCGTTTGTGAGCTTTATCTATTCAGCGCCTCCCCTCAAGCTGAAACAGAACGGTTGGTTGGGCAATTACGCCCTCGGGGCCAGTTACATCGCCCTTCCCTGGTGGGCGGGTCAGGCCCTGTTTGGCCAACTCACCTGGGCGACGGCACTGCTCACGCTTGCCTACAGCCTCGCCGGCTTGGGAATTGCCGTGGTCAACGACTTCAAAAGTGTGGAAGGTGATCGCGCTCTCGGCCTTCAGTCACTCCCTGTTGCATTTGGGATTGGGCCCGCAAGCTGGATCAGCGCTGGGATGATCGACCTCTTCCAGCTCTTGATGGTTGCAGTTCTGATCGCAATCGGGCAGCATTTTGCAGCCGTCTTGCTTGTGTTGTTGATCGTGCCTCAGATCACTTTTCAAGACATCTGGCTGCTTCGCGACCCCGTTGAATTCGACGTGAAATATCAAGCCAGCGCCCAGCCCTTTCTCGTGCTTGGGATGCTGGTCACAGCGTTGGCGATCGGCCACAGTCCCCTGACGCAGGGAATGTGA
- a CDS encoding DUF2862 domain-containing protein gives MSQQTSVTIDIGSKVRVTRVRDRISGALVELLKKDAIGTVVDFRTVDGKGIGVVVQLSDGSTSWFFEDEIAPG, from the coding sequence ATGTCACAGCAGACGTCAGTCACGATCGACATCGGCTCGAAAGTCCGGGTCACCCGGGTCCGTGATCGCATTTCCGGTGCACTGGTGGAATTGCTCAAGAAAGACGCCATCGGCACCGTGGTTGATTTCCGCACTGTCGATGGGAAAGGAATCGGCGTGGTCGTTCAGCTCAGTGATGGCTCAACCAGCTGGTTCTTCGAAGACGAAATCGCTCCCGGCTGA
- the hisF gene encoding imidazole glycerol phosphate synthase subunit HisF: protein MVALRLIPCLDVANGRVVKGVNFVGLRDAGDPVELACRYSEAGADELVFLDIAASHEGRATLVDLVRRTAASVTIPFTVGGGIASVEGITELLRAGADKVSLNSSAVRRPELVSEGAERFGCQCIVVAIDARRRSSGGWDVYVKGGRENTGLDAVDWARRVADLGAGEILLTSMDGDGTQAGYDLALTRAVAQAVAVPVIASGGAGCMDHIAAALDAGPEGGQASAALLASLLHDGVLSVEQIKLDLQGRGLLIRPLEPELAP from the coding sequence ATGGTCGCTCTTCGTTTGATTCCCTGCCTCGACGTGGCCAACGGCCGGGTGGTGAAAGGTGTCAATTTTGTGGGCCTGCGTGACGCAGGCGATCCGGTGGAATTGGCCTGTCGTTACAGCGAGGCCGGAGCCGATGAACTGGTGTTTCTTGACATTGCGGCCAGCCATGAGGGACGCGCCACCTTGGTGGACCTCGTCCGTCGTACGGCTGCGAGTGTGACGATCCCGTTCACGGTGGGTGGCGGAATCGCTTCCGTGGAGGGCATCACGGAACTGCTGCGTGCCGGTGCCGACAAAGTGAGTTTGAATTCGTCGGCTGTTCGCCGCCCTGAACTGGTGTCTGAGGGGGCTGAGCGTTTCGGCTGTCAGTGCATTGTTGTGGCGATTGATGCGAGGCGCCGCTCGAGTGGGGGCTGGGATGTCTATGTGAAAGGAGGCCGCGAAAACACCGGATTGGATGCGGTGGACTGGGCCCGTCGGGTTGCGGACCTTGGGGCGGGGGAGATCCTGCTCACTTCAATGGATGGAGACGGAACCCAAGCGGGTTACGACTTGGCGCTCACCAGGGCGGTGGCTCAGGCCGTTGCTGTACCTGTGATCGCCTCGGGAGGGGCGGGGTGTATGGATCACATCGCTGCCGCCCTCGATGCAGGGCCAGAGGGCGGCCAGGCATCGGCGGCCTTGTTGGCCTCACTCCTCCATGACGGTGTTCTCAGCGTTGAGCAAATCAAGCTGGATTTGCAGGGACGCGGTTTGCTGATCAGGCCCTTGGAGCCTGAGCTGGCGCCTTAA
- the ubiE gene encoding bifunctional demethylmenaquinone methyltransferase/2-methoxy-6-polyprenyl-1,4-benzoquinol methylase UbiE: MKPRDPAAVEALFNAVAPRYDRLNDLLSLGLHRQWKRQLLSWLSPQSPERWLDLCCGTGDLALALARKLRPEGSVLGLDAAAAPLSLAAERAGREPWLPVQWIQADALDTGLPDQDFDGVVMAYGLRNLADPLLGFQEMARLLKPGGRAAVLDFNRLPQGSAAAAFQRTYLRRVVVPVAAGMGLADQYAYLETSVEQFLTGEEQEREAVAAGFTAAQHRRLVGGQMGVLLLIR; this comes from the coding sequence GTGAAACCTCGTGACCCAGCGGCGGTGGAGGCGTTGTTTAACGCCGTTGCTCCCCGTTACGACCGCCTGAATGATCTGCTCAGTTTGGGGCTGCACAGACAGTGGAAGCGTCAACTCCTGTCCTGGCTGAGCCCGCAATCGCCTGAGCGTTGGCTTGATCTGTGTTGTGGAACGGGGGATCTCGCCCTTGCTTTGGCACGAAAGTTGAGGCCGGAGGGCTCGGTTTTGGGGTTGGATGCCGCCGCTGCACCGCTGTCGCTGGCTGCGGAACGCGCCGGGCGCGAGCCCTGGTTGCCGGTGCAATGGATCCAAGCGGATGCGCTGGACACCGGGTTGCCGGATCAGGACTTCGATGGGGTGGTGATGGCGTACGGGTTGCGCAACCTGGCAGACCCGTTGTTGGGTTTTCAGGAGATGGCAAGGCTGCTGAAGCCTGGCGGGCGCGCTGCTGTTTTGGACTTCAATCGGTTGCCACAAGGCAGTGCAGCAGCTGCTTTTCAGCGCACCTACCTGCGCCGGGTGGTGGTCCCTGTCGCCGCTGGCATGGGGCTTGCCGACCAGTACGCCTATCTGGAAACGAGCGTGGAGCAATTCCTCACGGGAGAGGAGCAGGAGCGTGAAGCTGTTGCCGCTGGCTTCACCGCCGCACAGCATCGACGTTTGGTCGGCGGACAGATGGGTGTGCTGCTCTTAATTCGTTGA